Proteins encoded together in one Calditrichota bacterium window:
- a CDS encoding DUF2779 domain-containing protein, whose translation MALHQCPLRLWNEVHRRDLMQAPSAEAQARFDAGTMVGELARDLYPQGRLIAEKYWEIAMAKIHTNEALADKSIPALFEPAFEYRQTRVRCDILVRGKGGWQLWEVKSVVNPKEYHVLDVAIQAHVLKKSMEASGSDCNFENIGVVHLNNEYVYDGKKYDANSLFSRFECLDEALDIEIPVEDLISEGLEIATSTIPPQIKPGGQCTDPYDCPFLGSACDVPERHPLMLVPGVGPAKLESLIAQGINTLDDLAASSVVLNGPQQRMMKAEETGQCVVEPTLSEYLAAIGYPRYHLDFETFMPALPRYKGTRPFQALPFQYSVHFEESERRPAQHFGYLHSEDSDPRRLLTEHMLDVLEQHPDAPVLMYTAYEKRVLNALADELPEYADRLNTVADRLVDLCAIVKDNIYHPDFNGSFSIKSVLPALVPELGYDDLEIADGTAASLKYMEMIELAKSDKTSAKVILNQLWEYCKRDTEAMIAVVSRLNILSAGI comes from the coding sequence ATGGCACTTCATCAGTGCCCATTGCGGCTTTGGAACGAGGTGCACCGACGCGATCTGATGCAGGCGCCGTCAGCAGAAGCCCAAGCTCGGTTTGACGCTGGAACGATGGTTGGTGAGCTTGCTCGCGATCTCTATCCCCAAGGTAGGTTGATAGCGGAGAAGTACTGGGAAATCGCAATGGCCAAGATTCACACAAACGAAGCACTGGCCGACAAGTCCATTCCGGCACTGTTTGAACCGGCGTTCGAGTATCGGCAGACCCGCGTACGCTGCGATATTCTCGTTCGTGGAAAAGGCGGCTGGCAGCTCTGGGAAGTCAAGAGCGTAGTCAATCCCAAAGAATACCACGTGCTTGACGTTGCAATTCAGGCGCATGTACTGAAGAAGTCGATGGAGGCGTCCGGGAGCGACTGTAATTTCGAGAATATTGGCGTAGTCCATCTAAACAATGAATATGTCTACGACGGCAAGAAGTATGATGCAAATAGTCTCTTCAGCCGATTTGAGTGCTTAGATGAAGCGTTGGACATTGAGATTCCAGTTGAAGACTTGATTTCTGAGGGTCTAGAAATCGCCACGTCGACAATACCGCCGCAGATTAAGCCTGGCGGTCAATGCACAGATCCTTACGACTGCCCATTCCTTGGCAGTGCCTGTGATGTGCCGGAACGGCATCCACTGATGTTGGTGCCAGGCGTTGGTCCGGCCAAGCTTGAGAGTCTTATTGCACAGGGAATCAACACACTGGACGATCTTGCAGCCAGCAGCGTAGTCTTAAATGGCCCCCAGCAGCGCATGATGAAGGCCGAAGAGACTGGACAATGCGTGGTCGAACCGACATTGTCTGAATATCTGGCGGCAATAGGATATCCCAGATATCATCTTGACTTCGAGACGTTCATGCCTGCGCTTCCTAGATACAAAGGTACGCGGCCATTTCAGGCGCTGCCGTTCCAGTACTCAGTTCATTTCGAAGAATCTGAACGACGACCTGCACAGCACTTTGGCTATCTGCATTCGGAAGATTCAGATCCAAGGCGGTTGCTCACCGAGCATATGCTTGATGTCCTTGAACAGCACCCAGACGCGCCAGTCCTAATGTACACAGCGTACGAGAAACGGGTTCTCAATGCGCTTGCAGATGAACTTCCTGAATACGCAGACCGATTGAATACCGTCGCTGATCGACTCGTTGATTTGTGTGCCATCGTCAAGGACAATATCTACCATCCGGACTTCAACGGCAGCTTTTCTATCAAAAGTGTATTGCCTGCCTTGGTCCCGGAACTCGGATACGATGATCTTGAAATTGCGGATGGTACAGCGGCTTCGCTGAAGTACATGGAGATGATCGAGCTAGCCAAGTCTGACAAAACTTCGGCGAAGGTGATATTGAACCAGCTTTGGGAGTATTGTAAACGCGATACGGAGGCGATGATTGCCGTCGTGTCACGGCTTAACATATTGTCAGCGGGTATTTGA
- a CDS encoding M48 family metallopeptidase: MTITYETRHSKRKTISITVERDRSVVVHAPLGTTKGAIDRIVEKKKSWIKEKLRHPLKYDNEKRPVEFVSGESVYYMGREYRLEIRKGGNETIEIQGSFIVTSSSRERAREVFRNWCKSEARERFVPRVHEIAKRLGVLPSRVSITDSKYRWGSCTPKGTVTLNWRLVKAPPTVVDYVIVHELAHLKELNHSPDFWTIVKTHAPKQREAREWLKQHGSALEANF; this comes from the coding sequence ATGACAATCACATACGAAACGCGACACTCAAAACGCAAAACCATTTCGATAACCGTCGAACGGGACCGTTCCGTAGTGGTACATGCGCCATTGGGTACGACAAAGGGAGCCATCGACCGTATTGTCGAAAAGAAGAAGTCATGGATAAAGGAAAAACTCCGGCATCCCTTGAAGTATGACAATGAAAAGCGACCTGTTGAATTTGTTTCAGGCGAATCTGTGTACTACATGGGCAGAGAATATCGACTTGAAATTCGCAAGGGCGGCAACGAGACAATCGAAATTCAAGGGTCATTCATTGTTACAAGTTCAAGTAGGGAGCGTGCACGAGAAGTATTTCGCAATTGGTGCAAGTCCGAGGCTCGCGAGAGATTCGTGCCACGCGTCCACGAAATTGCGAAACGACTCGGAGTTTTACCAAGCCGCGTATCGATCACGGACTCCAAATACAGGTGGGGATCCTGCACTCCGAAAGGTACTGTAACTCTAAATTGGAGACTTGTGAAAGCTCCCCCTACAGTAGTTGATTACGTGATAGTACACGAATTAGCGCATCTCAAAGAACTCAATCACTCTCCGGACTTTTGGACGATCGTAAAGACGCACGCCCCGAAACAGAGAGAAGCGAGGGAGTGGCTGAAGCAGCACGGAAGTGCTCTGGAAGCAAATTTCTAA
- a CDS encoding WYL domain-containing protein, giving the protein MPDLNHLQRALRILQRLMTHDRVTVAELHELLDKQVDKRSIQRMLNSIEGANIPLRFETGAHGVRYYRLQREFDFVPMMLEPDDLLAGILLGQFKELFQGTKIGDNIKRVFERMEQLVPPDGVEIASAFWDVNDAFSYHEAGRVDIKPFSHVLMDLFKALLARKVCWVKYKGKSYQIHPYSLILHTGSLYAVVFQPYHKSYIYLSLPRIEEITPTDEIFERDPKFSLREFMKDKFGIWSDKPATVKIKFAKLVRPSIEGRVWHHSQSIRELKSGDIVLTMKVGITEELIAWILRWGKYGIVQSPKKLQDRIKRTLRETLKSYR; this is encoded by the coding sequence ATGCCCGACCTAAACCACCTTCAACGCGCACTGCGCATTCTTCAGCGGTTGATGACTCACGATCGAGTCACAGTTGCGGAACTGCATGAACTGCTAGACAAACAGGTCGATAAGCGTTCGATTCAACGGATGTTGAATTCCATAGAAGGCGCGAATATCCCGTTGCGATTTGAAACCGGAGCACATGGTGTTCGGTACTACAGATTGCAGCGGGAATTTGATTTTGTGCCGATGATGCTGGAGCCGGATGACTTGTTGGCGGGCATTCTTTTGGGACAGTTCAAAGAACTGTTTCAAGGCACAAAGATTGGCGACAATATCAAACGTGTCTTTGAACGCATGGAGCAGCTCGTGCCGCCCGATGGAGTCGAGATCGCTTCAGCATTCTGGGATGTCAATGATGCTTTCTCGTATCACGAAGCTGGTCGAGTCGACATCAAGCCATTCAGCCACGTCCTGATGGACCTGTTCAAAGCACTTCTGGCGCGCAAAGTGTGTTGGGTGAAGTACAAAGGGAAGTCGTATCAGATTCATCCATACAGTCTGATTCTGCATACCGGATCGCTCTACGCAGTCGTCTTTCAACCTTATCACAAGTCGTACATCTATCTGTCGTTGCCACGCATCGAGGAGATTACGCCGACTGACGAGATCTTTGAACGTGATCCCAAGTTTAGCCTAAGAGAGTTTATGAAGGACAAGTTCGGCATCTGGTCGGACAAGCCTGCGACAGTGAAAATCAAATTCGCCAAGCTTGTTCGTCCGTCAATAGAAGGACGCGTCTGGCATCACAGTCAGTCGATAAGAGAACTTAAGTCCGGTGACATCGTACTCACAATGAAAGTAGGTATTACGGAAGAACTGATTGCGTGGATTCTGCGATGGGGGAAGTATGGAATCGTGCAGTCCCCTAAGAAGCTGCAAGACAGAATCAAGCGGACCCTAAGAGAAACTCTGAAGAGTTACAGATAG